In a single window of the Canis lupus familiaris isolate Mischka breed German Shepherd chromosome 2, alternate assembly UU_Cfam_GSD_1.0, whole genome shotgun sequence genome:
- the MATN1 gene encoding cartilage matrix protein, with protein sequence MRLISGTSLVLCGLLLLLQVPCTLGLAPQSRGHLCRTRPTDLVFVVDSSRSVRPVEFEKVKVFLSQVIESLDVGPNATRVGVVNYASAVKQEFPLRAHGSKAALLQAVRRIQPLSTGTMTGLAIQFAITKAFGDAEGGRARSPDISKVAVVVTDGRPQDSVRDVSARARASGIELFAIGVGRVDKATLRQIASEPQEEHVDYVESYGVIQKLSKKFQEALCVVSDLCATGDHDCEQVCLSSPGSYTCACREGFTLNSDGKTCNVCSGGGGSSATDLVFLIDGSKSVRPENFELVKKFINQIVDTLDVSDKLAQVGLVQYSSSVRQEFPLGRFHTKKDIKAAVRNMSYMEKGTMTGAALKYLIDNSFTVSSGARPGAQKVGIVFTDGRSQDYINDAAKKAKDLGFKMFAVGVGNAVEDELREIASEPVAEHYFYTADFKTINQIGKRLQKKICVEEDLCACESIVKFQTKVEGLLQALTRKLEAVSKRLAVLENRVV encoded by the exons ATGAGGCTCATCTCTGGCACCAGCCTCGTGCTGTGTggcctgctcctgctgctccaggTCCCGTGCACACTGGGCCTCGCCCCCCAGTCCAGAG GGCACCTCTGTCGGACCCGGCCCACGGACCTGGTGTTTGTTGTGGACAGCTCGCGCAGCGTGCGGCCTGTGGAGTTCGAGAAGGTGAAGGTGTTCCTGTCGCAGGTCATCGAGTCGCTGGATGTGGGGCCCAATGCCACCCGGGTGGGCGTGGTCAACTATGCCAGCGCCGTGAAGCAGGAGTTCCCTCTGCGGGCCCACGGCTCCAAGGCCGCGCTGCTCCAGGCCGTGCGCCGCATCCAGCCGCTGTCCACGGGGACCATGACTGGCCTGGCCATCCAGTTCGCCATCACCAAAGCCTTCGGCGACGCCGAGGGTGGTCGTGCCAGGTCCCCCGACATCAGCAAG GTGGCCGTCGTGGTGACGGACGGGAGGCCCCAGGACAGCGTGCGGGACGTGTCTGCACGGGCCCGGGCCAGCGGCATCGAGCTGTTCGCCATCGGCGTGGGCCGCGTGGACAAGGCCACGCTGCGGCAGATCGCCAGCGAGCCGCAGGAGGAGCACGTGGACTACGTGGAGAGCTACGGCGTCATCCAGAAGCTGTCCAAGAAGTTCCAGGAGGCCCTCTGCG TGGTGTCCGACCTGTGTGCCACGGGAGACCACGACTGTGAGCAGGTGTGCCTCAGCTCCCCCGGCTCCTACACCTGCGCCTGTCGGGAGGGCTTCACCTTGAACAGTGACGGCAAGACGTGCAACG TCTGCAGTGGCGGTGGTGGCAGCTCGGCCACTGACTTGGTCTTCCTCATTGATGGATCCAAAAGTGTGCGGCCAGAGAACTTTGAGCTGGTGAAGAAGTTCATTAACCAGATCGTGGACACGCTGGACGTGTCAGACAAATTGGCACAAGTGGGGCTGGTGCAGTACTCAAGCTCCGTCCGCCAGGAGTTTCCGCTGGGCCGCTTCCACACGAAGAAGGACATTAAGGCGGCTGTGCGGAACATGTCGTACATGGAGAAGGGCACCAtgaccggggctgccctcaagtaCCTCATCGACAATTCCTTCACTGTGTCCAGCGGGGCTAGGCCTGGGGCCCAGAAGGTGGGCATCGTCTTCACGGATGGCCGGAGCCAGGACTACATTAATGATGCTGCCAAGAAAGCCAAGGACCTTG GCTTTAAGATGTTTGCTGTGGGTGTGGGCAACGCTGTGGAGGATGAGCTGAGGGAAATCGCCTCAGAGCCGGTGGCAGAGCACTACTTCTACACCGCTGACTTCAAGACCATCAACCAGATCGGCAAGAGACTGCAGAAGAAGATCTGCGTGG AGGAAGACCTGTGTGCCTGCGAGTCCATTGTGAAATTCCAGACCAAAGTGGAGGGGCTGCTGCAGGCCCTGACCAGGAAAC TGGAAGCTGTGAGTAAGCGGCTGGCCGTCTTGGAGAACAGGGTCGTCTGA